DNA sequence from the Thermodesulfobacteriota bacterium genome:
CGGAGGTCCTGGCCGAGCTTTTGTTCGCGGTTGGCCCGCAGGCGGGACCGACCCTGCTGTTCCTGGACGATATCCAGTGGCTGGACGAGGCCAGCCTGCAGGCTCTGAAACGAATGGCCGGCCGGCTGGGCGAGAGCGCCTGCCTCCTGGTGGTGACCGCAGACAACGAGGCAGCCAGCCTACCGCGGGTGCAGCGGGTCGCCGCCGCCCTGGGCATCGCCGCGGCCGATCGGCTGCTGCTGGGGCCCCTGGGCGAGGCCGAAACCGGCCAACTGGTCGCCGTCCTTCTGGGGGCCGCCCAGGTGGACCCGGCCCTGGCTCGGGAGATGGGGGGGCTGAGCGCCGGCAGCCCCCTGGCCGTGGAGGAGCTTCTCCATTTCCTGCTGGCAGCCGGGGTGCTCCGTCTTGCTGGCGGCTCCTGGACGATCCGGGGCCAGGAGCTGGCCAGCCTGGACCTGCCGGCCGACCTGGCCGCCCTGGTGCAGCGGCGGCTGGAGGCCCTCACCGCCCCCACCCGCTCGATCCTCCTGACCGCCGCGGTTCTGGGCACGCGCTTTGCCCTCCCCGAGCTGAGCCAGGTCGCCGGTGCCCCGGAGGCCGAGGTGGTCCAGGCGCTCTTCCAGGGCGCCGCCGCCCGCATCGTGGCGATGGCCGGACTAGGCCAGGGCCGGTTTGTCCATGACCGGGTCCGGGAGGCCCTGCTGCAGGTCATGGCACCTGAGGCGCAGGCGGATGCGCACCTGGCCGTCGCCCGGATGCTGGCTCATGCGGTGGCGGGCAACGAGGATCTGGTGTTCCGGCTGGCCCGCCACCATTATCTGGCCGGACCAGCGCTCTGGCAGGAGGAGGCCGCGTTCGCCAACCGGGCGGCCGGTCTGGCCGCGACCCAGATCTTTGCCTACGAGGAGGCCTGCCGCTTCTTTGTGCAGGCCGCCGAGATCGACCGCCGGCTGGGGATGCCGGCGGCCGCTGACCGGGAGCTGGCCTGGGGGGAGGCCTGCGCCCGCAGCGGCCGCATCGGTGAGGCCTGGGAGCACCTGGACCGGGCGCTGGCCCTGGAAAGGTCGTCCCAGGTCCGGGCCCGCATCCAGCTGGCGCGGGCCAAGCTGCACCTGGGCCAGCTGGCCACCACCAGCGCCCTGGCCGAGGTCCAGGCGGCCTTTGGCGAGCTGGGTCAGCCGGCGGCCGGGGCCTGGTGGCTCCATCTGGCCCCGGCCCTGGGCCACGGCCTGGGGCAGTGGCTGTGGCCGGCCCGGCAGCGCCGCGCCCCGAAGCCGGCCGGCGAGGGGCTGCACCGCCTGCTGGTGGATCTTCACCTCTACGAGGGGCAGGTCGACTACTTCCGGATGGAGCGGGGCCGGTTCATCCGCGCCCTCTTGGCCGCCCTGCCCAGCGCCACCAGAATCGGCCCGGGCCGGGAGCTGGTGAGCTGGCTGGCCTACGCTGCGGTGGTGGCCGGCGTGCTGGGCTGGGCCAGACCGACCCTGGCCTTGGCCGCCCGGGCGGCCCGCGTCGCCGGTCAGCTCGGGGACCCGGTGGCCGTGGGCCGTGCCGCCATGTACACCGCCATCGCCCGCCACATGCTGGGCACGGTACGCCCGGCCGAGGACGCGATGCGGGCCTGCCTGGAGGCCCACGGCCACTGGCTGGAGAACGTCGATTTCCTCAGCGGTTGCGCCGATCTGGCCTGGAGCCTCTCCATGCGGGGCCATGCCCGCCAGGCCTGGCGCTGGATCGAGGCCGGCCGGCGCCGGCTGACCCTGGCCAGCAGCCGTACTGAGCTGGCCTATGGCCACCCCTTCCGCTGCTATGCCGGCCCGGTTCTGGCCATGCTGGGCGAGCCCGGGCAGGGGCGCGAGCACCTGGCCGAGTACTTTGCCTTCATCAAAGAGCGTCCCGAGGATCGCTGGCGTTTGGCCCAGTACGCCGGCCAGCGGCTCCTGCTGGCCGCCGAGGCGGGCGAGAGCGGCCCCGGGGTGGACGAGGCCCTGGCTGCCTACCAGCGGCTGGGACTTAAGCCCGGAAGGCTGCCGCTGCACCTGCGCGCCTTCTATGTGGCCAAGGCGCGGATCGCGCTGGCCCGCCTGGCAGCAGCCGCCCCGGCGGACCGGGCCCCGGCGCGCCAGCACTGCCGCACCGCCCTGGCCGAGCTGCGGCAGGCAGCCCGCCACCCGACCCTGCGCTGCCACCGGCTGCTGCTGGAGGGTGCCTTCCTTATCGAGGAAGGGCAGACCGGCCGGGCGGCATCCTTCTTGGCCGCCGCCGAGGAGCTGGCCCACACCATCGACCACCCCTGGGCGCTGGCCGAGGCCGCCCTGCTGCGGGCCCGGCTGCTGGAGCAGCAGGGCGCCACCACCGCCGCCGGCCGCCAGGCGGCGACGGCGCTGCGCCTGGCCAGCGAGCACGGCTGGACCGCCCGCAGCCGGCAGATCCAGGACGCCTTCCCCCTGGCTGCCCTGTAGAGAGAAGGCGGCCAAGCCGGCAGCCCTTCTCCTCTCTGCATGACCTCTCTGTGGAGGCCAAGGGACCGGCGGGGTGAAGCGGCGGCCGGCAATGCCGGGGTGGGGCGCGGGCGCCGGAGCGGCCGCGGGCCTGGGCACCCCGCCAGCACCGCCGGCCGCCAGGCGATTCCGGCGCAAACAAACAGTCCTTTGGCGGGGGAGCATTCCCCTTGACCAGCAATGCCCTGGAAGGGTAAGAACCATCTGGCGGGTGCTCGGCCGCCGGCGGTGCGTGTCCCGATTGCGAGGGAAGCGCCGCCGAGAACGGCACGAGACCGCCCCCGGTGGCCACCCCCGGCGGGAAGGGCGTAGGGGCGGCCCCCCGTGGCCGCCCGTCGAGCGGTGCCCAGGAAGTAAGGATACAGGATGCCTCCTCCCCGGGGGGCAAGCTTCGGGTGCGGGGTTTCGCCATCAGAGGTGGGGGGCCTCCCCTGGCTACCCGATCATCTTGGTGGAGATGTGGCTCAGTAGCCCTGAGTTATCCTGTCAAACGACGCTGGAGGTTCTGCGATGCTAATGGAATACATCCAGGCGGCACTCCGCCATGCAAAGTACGAAATTCTGCCTGATGATGGCAGCTACTATGGCGAAATTCCAGAATGCAAAGGCGGTTATGCGAATGCCAAAGGTCTCGAGGACTGTCGGGAGGAGTTGAGGGAAGTGGTGGAAGAATGGGTCCTTCTGCGGATCCATAAGAATCTCCAATTGCCCATCATCGATGGAATTGAGCTCCTTGTAAAGGAAGTTGCCTGATGTCGCCTTTTGGACCAATCAAGAGGCAGGGCCTGCTCAGCTGTTTGAGGCAGTGCGGTACTCGTCCAGACAGAGAGGGGTCTGCCGTGTGATCACCGGCGGTCGCACCTCGGGAATCGCGGCTGACATCTGCAAGAGGAGGCTCTGATGCCAGTCGGGACGGTTGGGCACCCCCTCGCCGGTTTCCCGGGCGATGTCCTCGAAGATGCGCTCGACACCGGCATAGAAGGCGTGCAGGTTCAAGGCCGCGCCATCCAGATAGCCGTCGTCACCGGTGCGCTGGGCCTTGGCCAGCAGCTCCTGGCTGCGGGCCACGACCCGATCCAGGT
Encoded proteins:
- a CDS encoding type II toxin-antitoxin system HicB family antitoxin encodes the protein MLMEYIQAALRHAKYEILPDDGSYYGEIPECKGGYANAKGLEDCREELREVVEEWVLLRIHKNLQLPIIDGIELLVKEVA
- a CDS encoding AAA family ATPase; the encoded protein is MPQSATPNMCGLAIPGGLGPGADSAVQEGLRDDGGRSHPPPAAVCHPHDVALVGRQKELGYLEAAWRRAVGGQGRPILVSGPPGSGKSRLVRELLRRLRRDHTLLVLAAQCSASDPSPLAPVRAALDEWLKGLPAQDGHRVRDRIRAVAGEAASLLGRLSPRLAALLGETAQGGDFGVTEDQFSEVLAELLFAVGPQAGPTLLFLDDIQWLDEASLQALKRMAGRLGESACLLVVTADNEAASLPRVQRVAAALGIAAADRLLLGPLGEAETGQLVAVLLGAAQVDPALAREMGGLSAGSPLAVEELLHFLLAAGVLRLAGGSWTIRGQELASLDLPADLAALVQRRLEALTAPTRSILLTAAVLGTRFALPELSQVAGAPEAEVVQALFQGAAARIVAMAGLGQGRFVHDRVREALLQVMAPEAQADAHLAVARMLAHAVAGNEDLVFRLARHHYLAGPALWQEEAAFANRAAGLAATQIFAYEEACRFFVQAAEIDRRLGMPAAADRELAWGEACARSGRIGEAWEHLDRALALERSSQVRARIQLARAKLHLGQLATTSALAEVQAAFGELGQPAAGAWWLHLAPALGHGLGQWLWPARQRRAPKPAGEGLHRLLVDLHLYEGQVDYFRMERGRFIRALLAALPSATRIGPGRELVSWLAYAAVVAGVLGWARPTLALAARAARVAGQLGDPVAVGRAAMYTAIARHMLGTVRPAEDAMRACLEAHGHWLENVDFLSGCADLAWSLSMRGHARQAWRWIEAGRRRLTLASSRTELAYGHPFRCYAGPVLAMLGEPGQGREHLAEYFAFIKERPEDRWRLAQYAGQRLLLAAEAGESGPGVDEALAAYQRLGLKPGRLPLHLRAFYVAKARIALARLAAAAPADRAPARQHCRTALAELRQAARHPTLRCHRLLLEGAFLIEEGQTGRAASFLAAAEELAHTIDHPWALAEAALLRARLLEQQGATTAAGRQAATALRLASEHGWTARSRQIQDAFPLAAL